In one Myxocyprinus asiaticus isolate MX2 ecotype Aquarium Trade chromosome 1, UBuf_Myxa_2, whole genome shotgun sequence genomic region, the following are encoded:
- the LOC127445856 gene encoding hatching enzyme 1.2-like: MYLLVVVISLLLSFHPAQSRYVEDIFKKISAETDNSIERDDKPVSAILEVNKHAGQGLDGAKIIFGDIAVATGFKNADPCTARGCKWKRSKNGKVYVPYIISNQYSPQEIGVIEDGLKSFEQLTCIRFKPHRGQRNFIHIKSDSGCFSYLGRQGGEQTVSLDRAGCVHFSIVQHELLHALGFHHEQNRSDRDGHVQIIYENIIAGLEYNFDIKQTNNLGTPYDYNSVMQYSRYAFTKNNQPTIIPIPDQNVVIGEARSMSPNDIMRVNRLYCS; encoded by the exons ATGTACCTGTTGGTGGTGGTCATCTCTCTACTGCTGAGCTTTCATCCAGCACAGAGTCGTTATGTTGAG GATATCTTTAAAAAGATTTCTGCAGAAACTG ATAACAGCATTGAACGAGATGATAAGCCAGTGTCAGCTATATTAGAGGTCAACAAACATGCAG GACAGGGACTGGATGGGGCCAAGATCATATTTGGAGACATCGCTGTAGCAACAGGGTTCAAGAATGCAGATCCATGCACAGCTCGTGGGTGCAAATGGAAGAGAAGCAAAAATGGAAAAGTCTATGTGCCATATATCATCTCCAACCAGTACT CTCCCCAGGAAATAGGCGTGATTGAAGATGGCCTAAAGTCTTTTGAGCAGTTAACCTGCATTCGATTCAAGCCTCATCGTGGACAAAGAAACTTTATCCACATTAAGTCTGATTCTGG TTGCTTTTCATATCTGGGCCGCCAAGGTGGAGAGCAGACTGTATCTCTGGATCGTGCTGGATGTGTCCATTTTAGTATTGTTCAGCATGAGCTGCTTCATGCTCTCGGGTTCCATCACGAACAGAACCGCAGTGACCGAGATGGCCACGTACAGATTATTTATGAGAACATCATAGCTG GACTGGAGTACAATTTTGACATAAAACAAACCAACAACCTGGGTACTCCCTATGACTACAACTCTGTGATGCAGTATTCAAG GTACGCTTTCACCAAGAACAATCAGCCAACCATCATTCCCATTCCTGATCAAAACGTTGTGATTGGTGAAGCTCGAAGTATGAGCCCCAATGACATCATGCGTGTTAATAGACTCTACTGCA gttga
- the LOC127439902 gene encoding high choriolytic enzyme 1-like, whose amino-acid sequence MSVLLFLGRRIGGQTVSLDRAGCIFLGIVQHELLHLLGFHHEQNRSDRDSHVQILFENIIPVYIFSSLDTPHTVCVCGFRFAFSKNKEPTIIPDPDGSVYIGRAEKMSTNDIPSINRLYCSVFKTLPSINP is encoded by the exons GTGCTACTTTTTTTGGGTCGTCGCATTGGAGGGCAGACTGTTTCTCTAGACCGTGCTGGCTGCATCTTTCTGGGCATAGTGCAGCATGAGCTACTTCACTTGCTGGGCTTCCACCATGAACAGAACCGCAGTGACCGTGACAGTCACGTCCAAATCCTTTTTGAGAACATAATTCCTG tatacattttctctAGCCTGGATACCcctcacactgtgtgtgtgtgtggtttcagGTTTGCCTTCTCCAAGAATAAGGAACCAACCATCATACCAGATCCTGATGGTAGTGTCTACATTGGCCGAGCTGAGAAGATGAGCACAAACGACATACCAAGTATTAACAGACTTTATTGCAGTGTGTTTAAAACCCTACCTTCTATtaatccataa